From Thalassococcus sp. S3, one genomic window encodes:
- the glnA gene encoding type I glutamate--ammonia ligase: MSKDAVLKLIKDEDVEYVDIRFTDPRGKLQHVTVMADQVDEDFLEEGFMFDGSSIAGWKSIEASDMKLMPDTESVYVDPFYAEKTACLHCSIVEPDTGEAYERDPRSTAEKAEAYLKESGIGDVAYFGPEAEFFLFDDVRFSTSINKVGYEVDATDASWNTDTEYEMGNMGHRPGVKGGYFPVNPTDESQDLRSEMLSTMKRLGMKVDKHHHEVASCQHELGLIFDSLTKQADELQKYKYVIHNVAHAYGKSATFMPKPIAGDNGTGMHCNMSIWKDGKPLFAGDKYADLSDEALWFIGGILKHAKALNAFTNPSTNSYKRLIPGFEAPVLRAYSARNRSGCVRIPWTESPKAKRVEARFPDPSANPYLCFAALLMAGLDGIKSKIDPGEAMDKNLYDLPAEELAGIPTVCGSLREAIEELEADMDFLLAGDVFTRDQIEGYIELKMEEIEAYEHTPHPMEFALYYSC; encoded by the coding sequence ATGAGCAAGGACGCAGTTCTTAAGCTGATCAAGGATGAGGACGTCGAATATGTCGACATCCGCTTCACCGATCCGCGTGGTAAGTTGCAGCACGTGACTGTGATGGCCGATCAGGTCGATGAAGACTTCCTTGAAGAAGGGTTCATGTTCGACGGCTCCTCCATCGCGGGCTGGAAGTCGATCGAAGCATCGGACATGAAACTGATGCCGGACACCGAAAGCGTGTACGTGGATCCGTTTTACGCCGAAAAAACGGCGTGTCTGCACTGCTCCATCGTGGAACCCGACACCGGTGAGGCTTATGAGCGCGACCCCCGCTCGACCGCGGAAAAGGCAGAAGCCTACCTGAAGGAAAGCGGCATCGGCGACGTGGCCTATTTCGGTCCCGAAGCGGAATTCTTCCTGTTCGACGATGTTCGTTTCTCGACATCGATCAACAAGGTTGGCTATGAAGTCGACGCCACAGACGCATCCTGGAACACAGACACCGAATACGAGATGGGCAATATGGGCCATCGTCCGGGCGTCAAGGGTGGCTATTTCCCGGTGAACCCCACCGACGAAAGCCAGGATCTGCGGTCCGAAATGCTCTCGACCATGAAGCGTCTGGGCATGAAGGTCGACAAGCACCACCACGAAGTGGCCTCGTGCCAGCACGAGCTGGGCCTGATCTTCGACAGCCTGACCAAACAGGCCGACGAGCTGCAGAAATACAAGTATGTCATCCACAACGTGGCCCACGCCTACGGCAAATCGGCCACGTTCATGCCCAAGCCCATCGCGGGCGACAATGGAACAGGCATGCACTGCAACATGTCGATCTGGAAGGACGGCAAGCCGCTTTTCGCCGGCGACAAATATGCCGATCTGTCGGACGAGGCGCTGTGGTTCATCGGCGGCATCCTTAAGCACGCCAAGGCGCTCAACGCCTTCACCAACCCCTCGACCAACAGCTACAAGCGTCTGATCCCGGGCTTCGAAGCTCCGGTTCTGCGCGCCTATTCGGCCCGCAACCGGTCGGGCTGCGTGCGGATCCCGTGGACCGAAAGCCCCAAGGCCAAGCGCGTCGAGGCCCGCTTCCCCGACCCGTCGGCAAACCCCTATCTCTGCTTTGCCGCGCTGCTGATGGCCGGTCTTGACGGGATCAAGAGCAAGATCGATCCGGGCGAGGCAATGGACAAGAACCTCTATGACCTGCCCGCCGAAGAGCTGGCCGGTATCCCGACCGTCTGCGGCAGCCTGCGTGAGGCCATCGAAGAGCTGGAGGCCGACATGGACTTCCTGCTGGCCGGTGACGTGTTCACCCGCGACCAGATCGAAGGCTATATCGAGCTGAAGATGGAAGAGATCGAAGCCTATGAGCACACGCCCCACCCGATGGAGTTTGCGCTCTACTACAGCTGCTGA
- a CDS encoding lytic murein transglycosylase: protein MILTRRNFTLGCAALGLSACGGTGAIVSPAPQTGLPADLRPVPNAGYDAWVAAFRPRARAQGVSDATLNTGFRGAGYLPGVIERDRNQVEFRRTLEDYLSIAASDERVTKGRAALNRHRSTLNALESRYGVDAEIITAIWGLESFYGERRGNVPVISATSTLAYDGRRGSFFEKQLVSALKILQNGDITASRLTGSWAGAMGHTQFIPTSYDTFAVDFDGDGRRDIWSDDPTDALASAAAYLSRNGWSRGTRWGAEVSSGAAEGRVIQPQPGGPRFAVTRNFNVIKRYNNSDSYAIGVGHLADRIGGAGPLRGSFPPDEFGLTKRDRIALQERLTSRGFDTGGSDGVIGPKTREAISAYQASRGLPATGDPSVELLRSL from the coding sequence ATGATCCTGACAAGACGTAACTTCACCCTTGGCTGTGCCGCCCTGGGGTTGAGCGCCTGTGGTGGAACGGGCGCGATCGTGTCCCCTGCCCCTCAAACCGGCTTGCCCGCCGACCTGCGCCCGGTGCCGAATGCCGGTTACGATGCTTGGGTGGCGGCTTTCAGGCCCCGCGCGCGGGCACAGGGTGTCTCCGACGCGACGCTCAACACGGGCTTTCGCGGCGCCGGGTATCTGCCGGGCGTGATCGAACGGGACCGCAATCAGGTCGAGTTTCGCCGCACGCTCGAAGACTATCTGTCCATCGCAGCCTCCGACGAGCGGGTCACGAAAGGGCGTGCCGCGCTCAACCGCCATCGTAGCACCCTCAACGCGCTTGAGAGCCGGTATGGGGTGGATGCCGAGATCATCACGGCGATCTGGGGACTGGAGAGCTTTTACGGAGAACGGCGGGGCAATGTCCCGGTGATTTCCGCAACCTCCACCCTTGCATATGACGGGCGGCGGGGCAGCTTCTTTGAAAAGCAACTCGTTTCAGCCCTGAAGATCCTGCAAAACGGCGACATCACGGCCAGCCGCCTGACCGGAAGTTGGGCCGGCGCGATGGGGCATACGCAGTTCATTCCAACCTCTTACGACACGTTCGCCGTCGACTTCGACGGGGACGGACGTCGGGATATCTGGTCAGATGATCCAACGGATGCGCTGGCCTCAGCCGCGGCATATCTGTCGCGCAATGGATGGAGCCGCGGCACACGCTGGGGTGCCGAAGTCAGCAGCGGCGCGGCAGAGGGCCGTGTCATCCAACCTCAGCCGGGCGGGCCGAGATTCGCGGTGACGCGCAATTTCAACGTGATCAAACGCTACAACAACTCAGACTCCTACGCGATCGGTGTGGGCCACCTGGCCGACCGCATCGGCGGAGCGGGCCCCCTGCGCGGGAGCTTTCCGCCGGATGAATTCGGGCTGACCAAACGTGATCGCATCGCACTGCAGGAACGGCTGACCTCTCGTGGCTTTGACACAGGCGGCAGCGATGGCGTGATCGGGCCCAAGACCCGGGAGGCAATCAGTGCCTATCAGGCAAGCCGGGGCCTGCCAGCGACGGGCGATCCGTCGGTTGAGTTGCTGCGCAGTCTTTGA